In one window of Mytilus trossulus isolate FHL-02 chromosome 7, PNRI_Mtr1.1.1.hap1, whole genome shotgun sequence DNA:
- the LOC134725646 gene encoding evolutionarily conserved signaling intermediate in Toll pathway, mitochondrial-like, protein MLKITEPMQCIARLVIKRQKLFSSLYHSSVPSCKENKDIISTDKENIQIIKKETDTGLMRPKFEASQDIQSPPPPEEDQPNPRDRKNKIDMRFIPKTYTKTPQAIQYTKKSALIFDSLESKPKTLQTFKTACNIYLDKEGLYRRGHVEFIFAARDKLKEYKLNYDLNAYKALMNVFPKERLKPRSKIEAEFRRYPKQQDCAIEVLDTMGKNGVIPDVQFYNLILSIFGEYSHVTRKLQRTMYWLPKFKHANPWPIPKLLPDNRIELAKLALKRMAFDINNELTVWKTTETEENPNEDTFIVSAQSAKQRELIRKLSPDKAVFVDGGYNVYLRNVMQTYFVLRADPEPEPEVKVDEEEDLFNWTTIFEEEKPSSIVLKKSVHEQEDGVILGMCITGSSTRDSLVSWIRYLQDSNPNLEHIPVVFTLKTVGQGTDVVKYDQNQKQSSAS, encoded by the exons atgttgaaGATTACTGAACCAATGCAATGCATTGCCAGACTTGTTATAAAAAGACAGAAGTTGTTCTCCTCATTGTACCATTCATCTGTACCCAGTTGTAAggagaataaagatataatcTCAACAGATAAGGAAAACATTCAAATCATTAAAAAGGAAACTGATACAGGACTGATGAGGCCAAAGTTTGAAGCCAGCCAAGACATTCAAAGCCCACCACCTCCTGAGGAAGACCAACCAAACCCTAgggacagaaaaaataaaattgacatgaGATTCATTCCTAAAACATACACCAAAACTCCACAGGCAATACAGTATACCAAGAAATCAGCATTGATATTTGATAGTTTAGAATCTAAACCTAAGACTTTGCAAACATTCAAGACAGcttgtaatatatatttagataaagaAGGTCTCTATAGAAGAGGTCATGTAGAATTTATATTTGCTGCCAGAGATAAATTGAAAGAATACAAGCTTAACTATGATTTAAATGCATATAAAGCTTTAATGAATGTATTTCCAAAGGAGAGATTAAAACCACGGTCAAAAATTGAAGCAGAATTTAGACGATATCCCAAACAACAAGATTGTGCAATTGAAGTACTTGATACAATGGGAAAAAATG gTGTAATTCCAGATGTTCAATTTTATAATCTGATTCTATCTATATTTGGAGAGTACTCACATGTAACCAGAAAACTACAGCGGACAATGTATTGGTTGCCTAAGTTTAAACATGCCAATCCATGGCCAATTCCTAAACTTCTACCAGATAACAGAATAGAATTAGCCAAACTAGCATTGAAACGTATGGCCTTTGACATCAACAATGAACTAACTGTGTGGAAA ACAACTGAAACAGAAGAGAATCCAAATGAAGATACATTTATTGTTAGTGCACAAAGTGCAAAACAAAGGGAGCTAATAAGGAAACTGTCTCCTGACAAAGCTGTTTTTGTAGATGGTGGTTACAATGTTTACCTCAGAAATGTAATGCagacatattttgtattaagaGCTGACCCTGAACCTGAGCCTGAAGTTAAAGTCGATGAAGAGGAAG atttattCAACTGGACAACCATCTTTGAAGAAGAAAAGCCATCATCAATAGTATTAAAGAAGTCAGTGCATGAACAGGAAGATGGTGTTATTTTAGGAATGTGCATAACAGGAAGTTCTACTCGAGATTCTCTGGTGTCATGGATAAGATACCTGCAAGATTCAAATCCAAACTTAGAACATATTCCTGTTGTATTTACACTTAAAACAGTAGGTCAAGGGACAGATGTTGTTAAATATgatcaaaaccaaaaacagtCAAGTGCTAGCTAA